CATGCAGCTGAATCATCACAAACTGCTTCATACAAAAGGGACAGATTAGCCTATTATGACCTATTAGTTATTGAACAGAGCCTCATTGAGATGAATGGTGTGgacaaaataagagaaacacCCGTCAGAGTAATTAAATGATCACGCAGCTAAACCAACAGCTCTGAGCACAAACTGAACATCATCACCGTCATGGAGGAGGATTTGCTGCAGGGCTGTTGGATTTAATTGCATTAAGTTTCGTTAGGTGTGTCTAACAAAGTGTGTTATGTAAGACTTTGAAAACATTTCCCTGTCCTCACTGTGTAAATAGACTTTGCAAGATAAGGATCGAGTTTTATTCTAATCAATATCCCCAAATAACCAACTAAAGAAACTTTCCTTTCAATACGTTTATTACTACGTACTAAAACAGTGAGCTCTAGTTGCTGAGGCGGAGGAGGAACGGTTTGGTCCATGACGCACTCTGCGGAGCCGCGGAGGGAGGCGCGTCGACCTTCTGACGTCAGCACCGTGCGTGAATCTGATTGGCTCTCGGTGAGTTCTGGGCGTCGACgggaaaaaaaagggaaaaaaaagggagagCTCGTAAAAACTCCCGACAAATGACGATTTAGCTCGAAGGCGAACGGCCGCAACGGGACGTCGTAGCTCCGTGTCGGTCAACAACCGGTCCGGAGGAAGTGGAGAAATATCTGCGGGGGATTAACACAGAGCCTGGGTGGGGAAATAGAGAAGAGAAGCAGCTGAGACTCTCCGGATTATCCCACTTCACTGGAAAAGGGAAAACAAGCTGCGGCGCTTCGTGGACGCGTCTCCGTCCGGAGAGGATGAGGTGACCGCCACAAGCCGACGAAAAGTCCCGGTGGTCGAAGTTGGAAAAAATACTCCACATGTTGTGTAAACTTCGCTGTCGATGCCGCTTTGAAGCGGCGCCGTAGGAGCCGAGTTTCTCGCAGAAAAGGGTGAATCCTCCCTCCGCAATCTTCTGGTCCAACCGGAGCTCGATCGCGATTCGGTTCAGCGGATACTAACACGGACAAGATCGGGCGGTTGTGCCGATGCCCACGGCAGACTGCAGGCTGCTCCATCATGGCCGGATCATGAGGTGTCTGACTTATCTACTCCTGCTCCCAGAAACCCTGAAAAAGTCCAAGAAGGTCGGCAGGCTCCCCGGCGGGCTGCCGGTATGTTATGAGATCCTGACCCTGTCCCTGACGAGCAAGAAGAAGCCGAAGGAGAAGAAGATGGCTGCGGAGCTGTACCCCGCCGCCAACACCAACAACACCAACCTGGCCAACGGCACCACGGTGGCGGACGCCGAGAAGACGAAGGAGGTGCGGGTGAGCCAGGccagcagcagcggcggcagcaCGGCGACCACCCCGACCACCcagcaaaacatcaacaacaacaacgtaGACCCACCCAGCTGGCAGTGCAGCCACCCCACACTGAGGGAGAGGTAACCGGCACCAGCTCCCAGAACCAGGGTTCAGTCCAGTAAGGCAGAAATGATCAGTATTAGGCGATGAGACACTGGGGGTCAGTGCATTTAATGTGACagcagctgaggaggaagataaAATGCACCATAAAGTGCAATAAGGTCAATGTGCTCGGCCCAGTTTGCACAGTCAGTGTTAAACTTGATGTTGGACCTAGTTATGCACAGCAAAGTTTAAAGTTCCTATCATAAATCTGTGTCTTGGTTTTTTTAATGATAGTAAAGATGGAGATTGGATTCACTTAAAGGCACAACGAGCAGGtttattgataatgaaaataaccatCAGCTGCAGCCTTTTGGTTTAGCTATATGCTCCCAGATCCTATGAATATAACCAGCGTCTCTGGGCAAAAACAGTGTGGGAGGACTAGATGTTATACAATACTTGAGGCTTATTCATGAGACCTACTCTGCTTTTAGGAACGCCTTGATGTTTAACAATGAGCTGATGGCTGACGTCCACTTCATTGTTGGCCCCACGGGGGGATCGCAGAGGGTTCCAGCACACAAGGTAAAGACGTTTCACCTCCTGGAATAAAACGGTGTTTGACTTCCTTTAATGAGAGAATAcatgagaaaacactgaaggcGGTGGTGACGCACCAGAACGGAGAAATGTTAAGTGTCTAAACCTAAATGTACTTTCAGCTGAGTAGGGAAACTATCTGCGTTTACTGCACCGGCGCCGCTGAGGAGAACCGTTCTCTGCTCCTTTGTTGAACTCAGCAGAGAAGAGCGATTCTGGTTGCATGTGTCTCTAATgcctctgctcctccctcccAGTATGTGCTGGCCGTGGGAAGCTCCGTCTTCTGTGCCATGTTTTACGGCGATCTGGCAGAGGAGGAGTCTGAGATCCATATCCCAGATGTGgaacctgctgcttttctaATTCTGCTGAAGTAAGCCACTCGCCATTCCTCACACAGACAGCCAAAGGAGAGATGACAAGCTCAGTCAGTGTCACTTCAAAGCATATTATTACTCATCCAACGCTAAGCTGAGGGGAATGCCAAAGTGCTttgagcacagagagcagtggCAACAGCTTAGTGCTTTGTAATTGCTAGTTTTCTCAGCACTCATTGTTCAACCAGAAACATTTCCCccctttttcttcctcatcCACAGCCTGACGGTTTTCTTTTTAGAGGGCAATGTATGCAGGCTTGTAGTTATAAATAGTCTTTGTTGCTCATTCAGCAGCACAGCGTCGTGGACTGTGTGATATGTCTTTTGAGAACAGGGTAGGATGTGTTAAAGTCATTGTCCAGGCCTCTCTGGGAGGAAAAGGAataattatttccattttacttTGTGTAAAATCTCCTGATGCACTGGGAATTAAGACTAGAAACAAGAAGAGCCCTGAGTTTACATGCTGCACCACATCTCATTATGCAGAATAATATTGAAGTAGTTGAGCGATGTCTTGGAAGTGCTTTAAAGTGAGGTTTCTGCTCATTAGCTGTGATTAAAGGAGACCTCTTCTTCTCCCAGGTACATGTACAGTGATGAGATCGACCTGGAGGCGGACACGGTGCTGGCCACCCTGTACGCTGCCAAGAAGTACATTGTCCCTGCACTGGCCAAGGCCTGCGTCAACTTCCTGGAAACGAGCCTGGAGGCCAAGAACGCCTGCGTGCTGCTGTCCCAGAGCCGCCTGTTCGAGGAGCCCGAGCTGACGCAGCGCTGCTGGGAGGTTATCGATGCCCAGGCTGAGCTGGCGCTGCTCTCCGAGGGCTTCTGCGAGATCGACCTGCAGACGCTGGAGATCATCCTGCGAAGGGAGACACTTAACACTAAGGAGGTGGTGGTGTTCGAGGCCGTTATGAACTGGGCCACAGCTGAGTGTAAGAGACAAGGTTTGGGGCCCACCACCCGCAACAGGAGAGAAGTCCTGGGCAAGGCGCTGTTCTTAGTGCGCATCCCCACCATGACCCTGGATGAGTTTGCTAACGGGGCGGCGCAGTCTGATATTCTGACACTGGAGGAGACGCACAATGTGTTCCTGTGGTACACGGCAGCTAAGAAACCCAAACTGGACTTCCCTCTGACTCAGAGGAAGGGTTTGGCGCCTCAGCGGTGCCACCGCTTCCAGTCCTCAGCCTACCGGAGCAATCAGTGGCGCTATCGCGGCCGGTGCGACAGCATTCAGTTTGCAGTAGACAAGAGGATCTTTATCGCTGGTTTGGGCCTGTATGGGTCAAGTGGCGGAAAAGCCGAGTACAGCGTCAAAATCGAACTCAAGAGACAAGGGGTGATCCTGGCGCAGAACCTGACAAAGTTTGTGTCCGACGGGTCGAGCAGTACGTTTCCGGTGTGGTTCGAACATCCTGTTCAGGTGGAGCAGGACGCGTTCTACACGGTGAGCGCCGTGCTGgatgggaacgagctgagctATTTTGGCCAGGAGGGCATGACAGAGGTGCAATGTGGGAAGGTGACATTTCAATTCCAGTGCTCCTCTGACAGCACCAACGGGACTGGGGTACAGGGAGGACAGATCCCTGAGCTTGTGTTCTACGCATAAGCTGCTCCGGACTGCTGATGGAAAATTCAGTTCATCCGGCTCCCAGCCTTCAACGTAATGTAGCATTAAAAACACTCCAGTGAGGTCACACTAAATGGCCTGGCTAGTTCTTTGAGAGACTATTTTAAAAGCGAAGGAGCtgttttatcttatttaatttaatgttattttttatttaaatactgGGTTAACCATTATTTGCTCTGATGCTGTGTTTAAGGGCTGTGGCTGCTGTAGAAACAACATGAATACAGTGATTTGTGGTTATATAATCAAGCTGAGCTCCACAACTGGAACAACTAGGGACTGCTTCAAATTTGTGTAATTGCAAGTCTATACACAATGTTGTTACTATAGTGCAGGCAGCAGACTTTATGTCGTGTTATGATTCTAAATGCAAACAGGAAAATCTTGTCGAGCAGATTTGTTTTGCACTTCAGATGATGGCCTCAGAAACGTCGTGTCTTTTGTAAAATACAGTTGAAGTGTTAACAGCTTGATGCTGTTAAGGACCAGATGTGTCTGTATAAGAATGCTTATTCACCTGATGATGAAACATAAAGGTTATAATGTGATTGAAGCCACAGATGTCACATCATTACGCTGTCAGGGCGAGGGGGCTGGGGATTCGAGGGGCAGCAGTGCCCCCTGGGTGCACCCGGGTGAACTACACCTTGATTTTATGGCAACATGATGTTCTTGCTGCAGTGGCTTTACTGAAGGGCGCACTGGGCACAGGATCAGGGGCCTGCAAAGCCTTGGGGCCCATAACCAAGAGCCTCTGTATAAAATGAGATCACACTTTAATTCTGTTCCTTTCCCAATCAGTATCTGTGACACAGGGCCTGATCTGCTAGATTTCTATTATATAACTACACAGTGTGTACTTGAACTCTATTAAAATCAGAAAAGCAGTTTGAAACATGcgtgacagcagctgtataGTAGAACTGTGGTATTGTGTATTCCATATTTGGAGAGGGCCCTAAGCAGTCGCTCTGGTAGACAAGAGCTTTTCATTGCAAATGATTCTGACCAACAACACGGGCAAACTACACAACAGTAACTTTAGATCTTCTGGAGTCCACAGAACTGAAGACTGAGGTGACAAGTCTGGCACAGAACGGATGGATGTAATTTTTAGTAGCACAAAGTTAACAACAGAACCGTCCAGACTAAACTGAGCGGATCTGAAAAGGGGAAtgtttgagtttattttatGTGAATCGATACCCAGAGTAACACTGGATCAATTTAAATCACTGCTGTCTTAAAGCGTCAGTGCCTCCCACATTCTTATTTCACTCACAGACTATCGGCGTAAATGATATACTTGCTCGTGGTTTAATGTCCTCATTACTTGGTGGAACCAGACATACAGGTTCTTGTGGAAGACACTGTCCACCTGCCAAACACAGGAACTGGAGGCATTTTTGCCATTTCCCTTGTTCTAAGTTAGAAATGAATTACTCCATCCCTTCAAATCCTTCTGTAGTTCCAGGTTTGCCGCTTTTAACTTTTATGTTACTGGAAGTTGAAAATGTTGTGGTTATGGAAGGTGGTTCAGACAAGGCATCCAAAGACGTCTCCTCTGCTCTGGGACATACTGagtcaccttttttttttttttttagtgacatAGAGACTAAGTGATTAATCACTAAAACAAGTGGCCGACTCAGTGATAACGAGATTAGCCAGATGTCGCACACATCCACATAAAAGGCGTGAGATAAATGGCCACTGAAACGAGCCGATTCATCATTTACAGAACATGACTTCACAGAATCTCGTGCTGTGAGTGTGGCGGAGCAGAAGCTGAGCCCAGTACCTATAGCAGGAGCGTTGATGCACAGTTCTCTGGCCAGGATGAGAAAGGTTCTTCCCAACACGTAGACGTTCACCTGTGGAGGGAACAAAGATGATGTGAGTGAGGGGACAAAACGCCGTGACGATGAAGCTGTTGCATCACCGTCTGGTCAAGTGTCCTGGTTACATAATCGACCTGAAGGTGGCTGAGCGTTTCACTTCATTACGTGTGATTAAAAGCCGAGCGCTGGTCTATTTGAAGAGCTCGTACGCTCTGtccatttatttctaattatcacccccccccacccctgcAGGTGGATTTCTGACCAAAGCCTGTGGACGagattttctctctttcactgacAGGATCGTAAAGACGTGACATTTTAACTCCGCAGTTATTTTTGGTGATTTTTACTTTGGCTTGTTGCTGTGACCCCATGACCTTCCTGTATCCGCGGGGAGGACATGACTGACTCATCTGCACGCCACTATTTTTATCACCTGAAGGGTGACCTTTCCCAGACGAGCACCAGCAACTGTTTCACCAAAAtcatc
The nucleotide sequence above comes from Mastacembelus armatus chromosome 22, fMasArm1.2, whole genome shotgun sequence. Encoded proteins:
- the LOC113126970 gene encoding BTB/POZ domain-containing protein 6-B; this encodes MPTADCRLLHHGRIMRCLTYLLLLPETLKKSKKVGRLPGGLPVCYEILTLSLTSKKKPKEKKMAAELYPAANTNNTNLANGTTVADAEKTKEVRVSQASSSGGSTATTPTTQQNINNNNVDPPSWQCSHPTLRERNALMFNNELMADVHFIVGPTGGSQRVPAHKYVLAVGSSVFCAMFYGDLAEEESEIHIPDVEPAAFLILLKYMYSDEIDLEADTVLATLYAAKKYIVPALAKACVNFLETSLEAKNACVLLSQSRLFEEPELTQRCWEVIDAQAELALLSEGFCEIDLQTLEIILRRETLNTKEVVVFEAVMNWATAECKRQGLGPTTRNRREVLGKALFLVRIPTMTLDEFANGAAQSDILTLEETHNVFLWYTAAKKPKLDFPLTQRKGLAPQRCHRFQSSAYRSNQWRYRGRCDSIQFAVDKRIFIAGLGLYGSSGGKAEYSVKIELKRQGVILAQNLTKFVSDGSSSTFPVWFEHPVQVEQDAFYTVSAVLDGNELSYFGQEGMTEVQCGKVTFQFQCSSDSTNGTGVQGGQIPELVFYA